The following are encoded in a window of Dromaius novaehollandiae isolate bDroNov1 chromosome 11, bDroNov1.hap1, whole genome shotgun sequence genomic DNA:
- the CSTF2 gene encoding cleavage stimulation factor subunit 2 isoform X1, with translation MAGLSVRDPAVDRSLRSVFVGNIPYEATEEQLKDIFSEVGPVVSFRLVYDRETGKPKGYGFCEYQDQETALSAMRNLNGREFSGRALRVDNAASEKNKEELKSLGTGAPIIESPYGDPVNPEDAPESISRAVASLPPEQMFELMKQMKLCVQNSPQEARNMLLQNPQLAYALLQAQVVMRIVDPEIALKILHRQTSVPPLIPGNQQAVPGPGPGPGPGPGPGPNAQLNPQNTPSSQPQPIGGMHVNGAPPLMQPPMQGGVPAPGTMAAAVQGPGPGPGPMAPGGGMQPQVGMPGGGPVPLERGQGNLQLSPVGPARPASIERVQVPMPDPRAPMQRGPLPASGPPPRGLLGDAPNDPRGGTLLSVTGEVEPRGYLGPPHQGAPMHHMPGHDSRGPPHEMRGGPMGEPRPLMGEPRGPLMDARVGRDPRGLEPRGLEPRGLEPRVMEPRGLEPRGLEPRGMEPRVLEPRVLEARAMEARVMEPRGLEPRGPGPNPRGPMPGGIQGPGPLSMGASGPQGPRQVPNMAGAGMQGGGIPGAGVQAAGQPGGFSPGQSQVTPQDHEKAALIMQVLQLTADQIAMLPPEQRQSILILKEQIQKSTGAP, from the exons atGGCGGGGCTGTCGGTGCGGGACCCGGCGGTGGACCGCTCCCTGCGCTCCGTCTTCG TGGGGAACATCCCGTACGAGGCCACAGAGGAGCAGCTGAAGGACATTTTCTCCGAGGTCGGGCCTGTGGTCAGTTTTAG GTTGGTGTATGACAGGGAGACAGGAAAGCCCAAGGGCTATGGCTTCTGTGAGTATCAGGACCAGGAGACCGCTCTCAGCGCTATGCGGAACCTCAACGGCCGAGAGTTCAGCGGCAGGGCCTTGCGCGTGGACAACGCAGCTAGTGAGAAGAACAAGGAGGAGCTCAAGA GTTTGGGCACAGGCGCTCCCATCATAGAGTCGCCCTATGGGGACCCAGTCAATCCCGAGGACGCCCCCGAGTCCATCAGCCGGGCCGTCGCCAGCCTGCCGCCCGAACAGATGTTTGAGCTGATGAAGCAGATGAAG CTGTGTGTCCAGAACAGCCCCCAGGAAGCCAGGAACATGCTGCTACAGAACCCCCAGCTGGCTTACGCCCTGCTGCAGGCCCAGGTGGTAATGAGGATCGTCGATCCGGAGATAGCACTG AAAATCCTACATCGCCAGACCAGTGTTCCTCCTCTGATCCCAGGCAACCAGCAGGCAGTGCCAGGACCGGGGCCTGggccgggaccgggaccaggGCCAGGTCCAAATGCCCAGCTGAACCCACAGAATACTCCATCGTCGCAGCCACAGCCCATA GGTGGCATGCACGTGAACGGCGCTCCTCCCCTGATGCAGCCGCCCATGCAGGGAGGAGTGCCGGCCCCAGGAACGATGGCAGCTGCTGTGCagggcccgggccccggccctggccccatGGCTCCGGGAG GTGGGATGCAGCCGCAGGTTGGGATGCCGGGAGGAGGGCCTGTGCCCTTGGAGCGCGGACAAG GGAACCTGCAGCTCTCGCCCGTGGGACCTGCCAGGCCTGCGTCTATCGAACGCGTTCAAG TGCCCATGCCAGACCCGAGGGCCCCTATGCAGCGTGGACCTCTACCTGCTAGTGGCCCGCCACCCCGAGGCCTTTTGGGAGATGCCCCGAATGACCCTCGTGGAGGGACCCTGCTTTCAGTCACTGGAGAAGTGGAGCccag AGGTTACCTTGGGCCACCCCACCAAGGAGCCCCTATGCACCATATGCCTGGCCATGACAGCCGTGGCCCCCCCCATGAGATGAGGGGGGGACCCATGGGAGAACCCCGACCACTGATGGGAGAGCCGCGGGGGCCCTTGATGGATGCTCGAG TTGGAAGAGATCCGCGGGGGTTGGAGCCGCGGGGGTTGGAGCCACGAGGCCTGGAGCCCCGGGTGATGGAGCCGCGAGGCCTGGAGCCACGAGGCCTGGAGCCGAGGGGCATGGAGCCACGGGTCCTGGAGCCACGAGTGCTGGAAGCGAGGGCCATGGAGGCCAGGGTCATGGAGCCCCGGGGCCTGGAGCCTCGAGGGCCTGGTCCCAACCCACGCGGCCCAATGCCTGGTGGGATACAGGGTCCTGGACCACTTAGTATGGGAGCCAGTGGCCCACAGGGGCCCCGCCAG GTTCCTAACATGGCAGGGGCAGGCATGCAAGGAGGGGGCATTCCTGGGGCAGGGGTCCAAGCAGCTGGTCAGCCTGGGGGCTTTAGCCCTGGACAGAGCCAGGTCACCCCACAGGATCATGAGAAG gcagccctgatCATGCAGGTTCTGCAGCTGACGGCAGACCAGATCGCCATGCTGCCCCCAGAGCAACGGCAAAGTATCCTTATTCTAAAGGAGCAAATCCAGAAATCCACGGGAGCACCGTGA
- the CSTF2 gene encoding cleavage stimulation factor subunit 2 isoform X2 — MAGLSVRDPAVDRSLRSVFVGNIPYEATEEQLKDIFSEVGPVVSFRLVYDRETGKPKGYGFCEYQDQETALSAMRNLNGREFSGRALRVDNAASEKNKEELKSLGTGAPIIESPYGDPVNPEDAPESISRAVASLPPEQMFELMKQMKLCVQNSPQEARNMLLQNPQLAYALLQAQVVMRIVDPEIALKILHRQTSVPPLIPGNQQAVPGPGPGPGPGPGPGPNAQLNPQNTPSSQPQPIGGMHVNGAPPLMQPPMQGGVPAPGTMAAAVQGPGPGPGPMAPGGGMQPQVGMPGGGPVPLERGQVPMPDPRAPMQRGPLPASGPPPRGLLGDAPNDPRGGTLLSVTGEVEPRGYLGPPHQGAPMHHMPGHDSRGPPHEMRGGPMGEPRPLMGEPRGPLMDARVGRDPRGLEPRGLEPRGLEPRVMEPRGLEPRGLEPRGMEPRVLEPRVLEARAMEARVMEPRGLEPRGPGPNPRGPMPGGIQGPGPLSMGASGPQGPRQVPNMAGAGMQGGGIPGAGVQAAGQPGGFSPGQSQVTPQDHEKAALIMQVLQLTADQIAMLPPEQRQSILILKEQIQKSTGAP; from the exons atGGCGGGGCTGTCGGTGCGGGACCCGGCGGTGGACCGCTCCCTGCGCTCCGTCTTCG TGGGGAACATCCCGTACGAGGCCACAGAGGAGCAGCTGAAGGACATTTTCTCCGAGGTCGGGCCTGTGGTCAGTTTTAG GTTGGTGTATGACAGGGAGACAGGAAAGCCCAAGGGCTATGGCTTCTGTGAGTATCAGGACCAGGAGACCGCTCTCAGCGCTATGCGGAACCTCAACGGCCGAGAGTTCAGCGGCAGGGCCTTGCGCGTGGACAACGCAGCTAGTGAGAAGAACAAGGAGGAGCTCAAGA GTTTGGGCACAGGCGCTCCCATCATAGAGTCGCCCTATGGGGACCCAGTCAATCCCGAGGACGCCCCCGAGTCCATCAGCCGGGCCGTCGCCAGCCTGCCGCCCGAACAGATGTTTGAGCTGATGAAGCAGATGAAG CTGTGTGTCCAGAACAGCCCCCAGGAAGCCAGGAACATGCTGCTACAGAACCCCCAGCTGGCTTACGCCCTGCTGCAGGCCCAGGTGGTAATGAGGATCGTCGATCCGGAGATAGCACTG AAAATCCTACATCGCCAGACCAGTGTTCCTCCTCTGATCCCAGGCAACCAGCAGGCAGTGCCAGGACCGGGGCCTGggccgggaccgggaccaggGCCAGGTCCAAATGCCCAGCTGAACCCACAGAATACTCCATCGTCGCAGCCACAGCCCATA GGTGGCATGCACGTGAACGGCGCTCCTCCCCTGATGCAGCCGCCCATGCAGGGAGGAGTGCCGGCCCCAGGAACGATGGCAGCTGCTGTGCagggcccgggccccggccctggccccatGGCTCCGGGAG GTGGGATGCAGCCGCAGGTTGGGATGCCGGGAGGAGGGCCTGTGCCCTTGGAGCGCGGACAAG TGCCCATGCCAGACCCGAGGGCCCCTATGCAGCGTGGACCTCTACCTGCTAGTGGCCCGCCACCCCGAGGCCTTTTGGGAGATGCCCCGAATGACCCTCGTGGAGGGACCCTGCTTTCAGTCACTGGAGAAGTGGAGCccag AGGTTACCTTGGGCCACCCCACCAAGGAGCCCCTATGCACCATATGCCTGGCCATGACAGCCGTGGCCCCCCCCATGAGATGAGGGGGGGACCCATGGGAGAACCCCGACCACTGATGGGAGAGCCGCGGGGGCCCTTGATGGATGCTCGAG TTGGAAGAGATCCGCGGGGGTTGGAGCCGCGGGGGTTGGAGCCACGAGGCCTGGAGCCCCGGGTGATGGAGCCGCGAGGCCTGGAGCCACGAGGCCTGGAGCCGAGGGGCATGGAGCCACGGGTCCTGGAGCCACGAGTGCTGGAAGCGAGGGCCATGGAGGCCAGGGTCATGGAGCCCCGGGGCCTGGAGCCTCGAGGGCCTGGTCCCAACCCACGCGGCCCAATGCCTGGTGGGATACAGGGTCCTGGACCACTTAGTATGGGAGCCAGTGGCCCACAGGGGCCCCGCCAG GTTCCTAACATGGCAGGGGCAGGCATGCAAGGAGGGGGCATTCCTGGGGCAGGGGTCCAAGCAGCTGGTCAGCCTGGGGGCTTTAGCCCTGGACAGAGCCAGGTCACCCCACAGGATCATGAGAAG gcagccctgatCATGCAGGTTCTGCAGCTGACGGCAGACCAGATCGCCATGCTGCCCCCAGAGCAACGGCAAAGTATCCTTATTCTAAAGGAGCAAATCCAGAAATCCACGGGAGCACCGTGA
- the CSTF2 gene encoding cleavage stimulation factor subunit 2 isoform X3: MAGLSVRDPAVDRSLRSVFVGNIPYEATEEQLKDIFSEVGPVVSFRLVYDRETGKPKGYGFCEYQDQETALSAMRNLNGREFSGRALRVDNAASEKNKEELKSLGTGAPIIESPYGDPVNPEDAPESISRAVASLPPEQMFELMKQMKLCVQNSPQEARNMLLQNPQLAYALLQAQVVMRIVDPEIALKILHRQTSVPPLIPGNQQAVPGPGPGPGPGPGPGPNAQLNPQNTPSSQPQPIGGMHVNGAPPLMQPPMQGGVPAPGTMAAAVQGPGPGPGPMAPGGGMQPQVGMPGGGPVPLERGQVGRDPRGLEPRGLEPRGLEPRVMEPRGLEPRGLEPRGMEPRVLEPRVLEARAMEARVMEPRGLEPRGPGPNPRGPMPGGIQGPGPLSMGASGPQGPRQVPNMAGAGMQGGGIPGAGVQAAGQPGGFSPGQSQVTPQDHEKAALIMQVLQLTADQIAMLPPEQRQSILILKEQIQKSTGAP, translated from the exons atGGCGGGGCTGTCGGTGCGGGACCCGGCGGTGGACCGCTCCCTGCGCTCCGTCTTCG TGGGGAACATCCCGTACGAGGCCACAGAGGAGCAGCTGAAGGACATTTTCTCCGAGGTCGGGCCTGTGGTCAGTTTTAG GTTGGTGTATGACAGGGAGACAGGAAAGCCCAAGGGCTATGGCTTCTGTGAGTATCAGGACCAGGAGACCGCTCTCAGCGCTATGCGGAACCTCAACGGCCGAGAGTTCAGCGGCAGGGCCTTGCGCGTGGACAACGCAGCTAGTGAGAAGAACAAGGAGGAGCTCAAGA GTTTGGGCACAGGCGCTCCCATCATAGAGTCGCCCTATGGGGACCCAGTCAATCCCGAGGACGCCCCCGAGTCCATCAGCCGGGCCGTCGCCAGCCTGCCGCCCGAACAGATGTTTGAGCTGATGAAGCAGATGAAG CTGTGTGTCCAGAACAGCCCCCAGGAAGCCAGGAACATGCTGCTACAGAACCCCCAGCTGGCTTACGCCCTGCTGCAGGCCCAGGTGGTAATGAGGATCGTCGATCCGGAGATAGCACTG AAAATCCTACATCGCCAGACCAGTGTTCCTCCTCTGATCCCAGGCAACCAGCAGGCAGTGCCAGGACCGGGGCCTGggccgggaccgggaccaggGCCAGGTCCAAATGCCCAGCTGAACCCACAGAATACTCCATCGTCGCAGCCACAGCCCATA GGTGGCATGCACGTGAACGGCGCTCCTCCCCTGATGCAGCCGCCCATGCAGGGAGGAGTGCCGGCCCCAGGAACGATGGCAGCTGCTGTGCagggcccgggccccggccctggccccatGGCTCCGGGAG GTGGGATGCAGCCGCAGGTTGGGATGCCGGGAGGAGGGCCTGTGCCCTTGGAGCGCGGACAAG TTGGAAGAGATCCGCGGGGGTTGGAGCCGCGGGGGTTGGAGCCACGAGGCCTGGAGCCCCGGGTGATGGAGCCGCGAGGCCTGGAGCCACGAGGCCTGGAGCCGAGGGGCATGGAGCCACGGGTCCTGGAGCCACGAGTGCTGGAAGCGAGGGCCATGGAGGCCAGGGTCATGGAGCCCCGGGGCCTGGAGCCTCGAGGGCCTGGTCCCAACCCACGCGGCCCAATGCCTGGTGGGATACAGGGTCCTGGACCACTTAGTATGGGAGCCAGTGGCCCACAGGGGCCCCGCCAG GTTCCTAACATGGCAGGGGCAGGCATGCAAGGAGGGGGCATTCCTGGGGCAGGGGTCCAAGCAGCTGGTCAGCCTGGGGGCTTTAGCCCTGGACAGAGCCAGGTCACCCCACAGGATCATGAGAAG gcagccctgatCATGCAGGTTCTGCAGCTGACGGCAGACCAGATCGCCATGCTGCCCCCAGAGCAACGGCAAAGTATCCTTATTCTAAAGGAGCAAATCCAGAAATCCACGGGAGCACCGTGA
- the NOX1 gene encoding NADPH oxidase 1, producing MGSWLVNHGFSAAVIAAWLGINVFLFTYYFLFFDRDERYFYTREILGSALAWARASAKCLNFNSMLILLPVCRNLLSFLRGTCSCCRRTLRKQLDHNLTFHKLVAYMLALFTAVHTIAHLFNLERYNRSQQATDGSLAAVVSKLHLQGSKWLNPIHSNSTTPEYVAFTTIPGLTGVIITLALILMVTSSTEFIRRNYFEVFWYTHHLFIIYFAGLVIHGIAGLVRGQTEESMEEAHPRHCAKYLTDKDCGHHCCKEPEFGSIPAESWKWVLAPVLLYIFERILRVWRARQKVVVTKVVMHPSRVLELQMQKKGFHMEVGQYIFVNCPTVSLLEWHPFTLTSAPEEDFFSIHIRAAGDWTESVIDTFQQQKPEMPRIEVDGPFGTASEDVFQYEVAMLIGAGIGVTPFASILKSIWYKFQQADQALKTKKIYFYWLCRDTGAFAWFNDLLASLEQKMAESGKADFLTYRLFLTGWDTSIANHAALNFDTATDTVTGLRHKTIFGRPMWNTEFAAVATAHPRSVVGVFLCGPEALAKSLQKSCHQHSSLDPRKVQFYFNKENF from the exons ATGGGCAGCTGGCTGGTGAACCACGGGTTTTCGGCCGCCGTGATC GCCGCCTGGCTGGGCATCAATGTCTTCCTCTTCACGTACTATTTTCTGTTCTTCGACCGCGACGAGCGGTACTTCTACACCAGGGAGATCCTCGGG TCCGCCTTGGCGTGGGCCCGGGCATCCGCCAAGTGCCTGAACTTCAACAGCATGTTGATCCTGCTGCCCGTGTGCCGCAACCTGCTCTCCTTCCTGCGGGGGACCTGCTCC TGCTGCAGGCGCACACTGAGGAAGCAGCTCGACCACAACCTCACCTTCCACAAGCTGGTGGCCTACATGCTGGCCCTGTTCACAG CCGTGCACACCATCGCCCACCTCTTCAACCTGGAGCGCTACAACCGCAGCCAGCAAGCCACCGACGGCAGCCTCGCCGCCGTCGTCTCCAAGCTGCACCTGCAGGGCAGCAAGTGGCTGAACCCCATCCACTCCAACAGCACG ACCCCCGAGTACGTGGCCTTCACCACCATCCCAGGGCTGACGGGGGTCATCATCACGCTGGCGCTCATCCTCATGGTCACGTCCTCCACCGAGTTCATCCGCAGGAACTACTTCGAGGTCTTCTGGTACACTCACCACCTCTTCATCATCTACTTCGCCGGCCTCGTCATCCACGGCATCGC cggccTGGTGCGCGGGCAGACGGAGGAGAGCATGGAGGAGGCGCACCCCCGGCACTGCGCGAAGTACCTCACGGACAAGGACTGCGGGCACCACTGCTGCAAAGAGCCCGAGTTCGGGAGCATCCCCGCAGAG TCGTGGAAGTGGGTTCTGGCCCCGGTCCTCCTCTACATCTTTGAGCGGATCCTTCGGGTCTGGCGTGCGCGGCAGAAGGTGGTTGTTACCAAG GTGGTCATGCACCCCTCCAGAGTGCTggagctgcagatgcagaagaaggGCTTCCACATGGAGGTGGGGCAGTACATCTTTGTCAACTGCCCCACTGTCTCCCTCCTGGAGTGGCACCCCTTCACCCTCACCTCAGCGCCTGAAGAGGACTTCTTCTCCATCCACATCCGGGCAGCTGGGGACTGGACGGAGAGTGTCATTGACACCttccagcagcagaagccagAGATGCCCAG GATTGAGGTGGATGGCCCTTTCGGCACCGCCAGTGAAGACGTGTTCCAGTATGAGGTGGCCATGCTGATTGGAGCGGGCATCGGGGTCACCCCCTTTGCCTCCATCCTGAAGTCCATCTGGTACAAGTTCCAGCAGGCTGACCAGGCCCTCAAGACCAAGAAG ATCTACTTCTACTGGCTCTGCCGGGACACAGGGGCCTTTGCTTGGTTCAACGACCTGCTTGCCTCGCTGGAACAGAAGATGGCCGAGTCTGGCAAGGCAGACTTTCTCACCTACCGGCTCTTCCTCACCGGCTGGGACACCAGCATT GCCAACCATGCAGCGCTCAACTTTGACACTGCTACAGACACGGTGACCGGCCTGAGGCACAAAACCATCTTTGGGCGGCCCATGTGGAACACTGAGTTTGCGGCGGTGGCCACTGCCCACCCCAG GTCAGTGGTTGGTGTGTTCCTGTGTGGGCCGGAGGCCTTAGCAAAGAGCTTGCAGAAGTCTTGTCACCAGCACTCCAGCCTGGACCCCAGGAAGGTCCAATTCTACTTCAACAAGGAAAACTTCTAA